One genomic window of Vibrio mangrovi includes the following:
- a CDS encoding DUF6041 domain-containing protein: protein MIIQRIFAVLYMLAGIAKLFPQFEDVVAELKVAAIANQGTWYEGVSVWIGAHAQFVNLLVGAILFISGLVLLINPPWTKWVIYGQLLMMAVFVTLLHRSQPQVVPLDVVFALAALYMLRVQSRRTPRARTFPTRDFSVHQPASDQPARTTRPQSGDSYDVVIIGGGVAGLTAASEFDQERVLVVEKSASLGGNARYEQYQGLKHPVGGVCFQEPLPDSEMMYILKKIGMDKMYRSNAEDTLVFFDTMLLMRCLGEIVVGFLKQPAYLLKPSVWGLTGQLFLNAIIGKPYVSSAKQLGDPTFAELYRFLDRFAPGTRLYPQVPWTEESGWPREEMELLDNTSLYTYLFEPEKLAGFPQHLRPPVSLGKLVENAVRVALRVECSDLHDISAYAGLYFLIGYLRGNLMTLPGGNGGFSAGLCGYLDKKENVTMITDSTLEHISQLADDHAELQLMVGGQSVQINTRQVIWAVQKTEIVKHLPALPKSQLDAIQTICYEDYYLASVLLSKPVLSHSFGGYMIEPENASANEPYHWCKPGTCLVANWMDSANKSEVGVLSLLMPTTRPERKGRDATGKFRALQKQTYFEISKLLTNIGMSPDVIEDIKIWHWSGGLVTSVKGHQSRGIFNAAGEPFKCIHFANQDSIGIGNIEGAIFSGLKASKTVKQRLHSSVSHQTVAEDSLAEAVL, encoded by the coding sequence ATGATTATTCAACGTATTTTCGCTGTACTTTATATGCTTGCAGGCATTGCTAAACTTTTTCCTCAGTTTGAAGATGTTGTAGCAGAGCTGAAAGTCGCCGCTATAGCAAATCAGGGAACCTGGTATGAAGGTGTCTCTGTCTGGATCGGTGCTCATGCACAATTTGTCAACTTACTGGTCGGAGCTATCCTGTTTATTTCCGGTCTGGTTCTGTTAATTAATCCTCCCTGGACAAAATGGGTCATCTACGGTCAGTTGTTGATGATGGCTGTATTCGTCACCCTGTTACACCGTTCACAACCACAGGTTGTACCTCTGGATGTTGTTTTTGCTCTGGCAGCACTCTACATGCTGCGAGTCCAGTCCCGACGGACGCCCAGAGCCCGCACTTTTCCTACCCGTGATTTTTCTGTTCATCAGCCGGCATCGGATCAACCTGCCCGAACCACTCGTCCTCAGTCAGGAGATTCATACGATGTGGTAATTATCGGGGGTGGCGTTGCCGGACTAACTGCTGCCAGCGAATTTGATCAGGAACGGGTACTGGTAGTTGAAAAAAGTGCATCACTGGGCGGAAATGCCCGCTACGAACAATATCAGGGACTCAAACATCCTGTAGGCGGTGTCTGTTTTCAGGAACCACTCCCCGATTCTGAAATGATGTATATCCTGAAAAAGATCGGTATGGATAAAATGTACCGCTCTAATGCTGAAGATACACTGGTCTTTTTCGATACAATGTTACTGATGCGCTGTCTGGGTGAAATCGTCGTCGGTTTTCTCAAACAACCGGCTTATCTGCTCAAACCTTCGGTCTGGGGACTGACCGGTCAGCTTTTCCTCAATGCGATTATTGGCAAACCTTATGTGAGCTCAGCCAAACAGCTCGGCGATCCGACCTTTGCTGAACTTTACCGTTTTCTGGACCGCTTTGCTCCCGGCACACGCCTCTATCCTCAGGTTCCCTGGACCGAAGAAAGCGGCTGGCCCCGGGAAGAGATGGAGTTGCTGGATAATACCTCGTTATATACTTACCTGTTTGAACCCGAAAAACTTGCCGGTTTCCCTCAGCATCTGCGCCCGCCCGTCTCTCTGGGAAAATTAGTTGAAAACGCTGTCAGAGTTGCACTACGGGTTGAATGTTCTGATCTTCATGATATCTCCGCTTATGCCGGTCTCTACTTCCTGATCGGATATTTACGGGGCAATCTGATGACGCTGCCCGGAGGCAATGGCGGATTCAGTGCCGGACTGTGCGGCTACCTTGATAAAAAAGAAAATGTCACGATGATTACAGATTCTACATTAGAACACATCAGCCAGCTTGCTGATGATCATGCAGAACTGCAACTCATGGTCGGCGGACAATCGGTACAGATAAATACCCGTCAGGTCATTTGGGCGGTACAGAAAACAGAAATTGTAAAACACCTCCCTGCTCTGCCGAAAAGCCAGCTCGATGCAATTCAGACCATTTGCTATGAAGACTATTATCTGGCCAGTGTATTGCTCTCGAAACCGGTTCTCAGCCACTCCTTCGGTGGTTACATGATCGAACCTGAAAATGCTTCAGCAAATGAACCGTATCACTGGTGCAAACCCGGAACCTGTCTGGTGGCAAACTGGATGGATTCTGCCAATAAATCTGAAGTCGGAGTGTTATCCCTGCTGATGCCAACAACACGTCCGGAGCGAAAAGGTCGCGATGCAACCGGAAAGTTCAGAGCACTGCAAAAACAAACCTATTTTGAAATTTCCAAATTGCTGACCAATATCGGTATGAGTCCGGATGTGATTGAAGACATTAAGATCTGGCACTGGTCCGGTGGTTTGGTGACCTCAGTAAAAGGACACCAGAGTCGTGGTATATTTAACGCTGCCGGTGAGCCATTCAAGTGTATTCACTTTGCCAATCAGGACAGTATCGGTATCGGGAATATCGAAGGTGCAATTTTCTCCGGACTGAAAGCATCAAAAACAGTGAAACAGCGTTTGCATTCTTCCGTTTCTCACCAAACTGTAGCTGAAGATTCTCTGGCGGAGGCTGTACTATGA
- a CDS encoding dinitrogenase iron-molybdenum cofactor biosynthesis protein: protein MSQMIYPMNHSDRSSSDRSLSETAQQNGDASGRDTMTAQAALRIALAARQLPGIDVRALLGLLIQHLSAPLSEEKLLKLSPKAFRLMVSSIQGGPGRKETGNAYAVLTQTQPEAEPPRIKAVEPLAAPKLYAAVTSNQGEMIDGHYGSCLNILVYEVNRDSYQLIDIRPVERHLQGEVRSQKLLELIHDCQILFTLSIGGPAAAKVTRADVHPIKRATPTEAGEVMTELSQVICNSPPPWLRKQLGLPPDFSAWLSDDAEAI, encoded by the coding sequence ATGTCTCAAATGATCTACCCAATGAACCATTCAGACCGATCTTCATCAGACCGTTCTTTATCAGAAACGGCGCAGCAAAACGGTGACGCATCCGGACGTGATACAATGACTGCTCAGGCAGCCCTGCGGATCGCACTGGCAGCCAGACAACTTCCCGGTATTGATGTCCGGGCTTTACTCGGCCTGCTGATACAACATCTCAGTGCCCCTTTATCTGAAGAAAAACTGCTGAAACTGTCACCGAAAGCTTTCCGGCTGATGGTTAGCTCGATTCAGGGCGGTCCGGGGCGCAAGGAGACAGGCAATGCTTATGCGGTACTGACGCAGACACAACCTGAAGCGGAACCGCCAAGAATCAAAGCAGTTGAACCACTTGCAGCACCGAAACTGTATGCAGCCGTTACTTCTAATCAGGGAGAAATGATCGATGGTCATTACGGTTCCTGTCTCAACATCCTGGTATATGAAGTAAACCGGGATAGTTATCAGTTGATCGATATTCGTCCCGTGGAGCGTCATCTGCAGGGCGAAGTGCGTTCTCAGAAGCTACTCGAACTGATCCACGACTGCCAGATACTCTTCACACTATCGATCGGTGGCCCGGCCGCAGCCAAAGTGACCCGGGCTGATGTGCATCCGATCAAGCGGGCAACTCCGACTGAAGCTGGTGAAGTCATGACTGAGCTGTCTCAGGTGATTTGTAATTCACCACCGCCGTGGCTGCGTAAACAGCTTGGTTTACCGCCTGACTTTTCAGCATGGTTGTCTGACGATGCTGAAGCGATATAA
- the nifD gene encoding nitrogenase molybdenum-iron protein alpha chain — protein sequence MQMNKEQTQALIDEVLEVYPEVAKADREKHVVVSDNTTDSGKCITSNRKSLPGVMTVRGCAYAGSKGVVWGPVKDMIHISHGPIGCGQYSRAGRRNYYVGDTGVDTFGTMNFTTDFQERDIVFGGDKKLSAAIDELESLFPLAKGYSIQSECPVGLIGDDIEAVAKTKGAEIGKTIVPVRCEGFRGVSQSLGHHIANDTLRDYVLEGAETEDADSTPYDVAIIGDYNIGGDAWSSRIILEDMGLRVVAQWSGDGTLPELENTPKVKLNLVHCYRSMNYIVRFMEEKHGIPWIEYNLFGPTKIEESMRKIAALFDDKIQQQTEAVIARYRQQWQPVIDKYRSRLEGKRVMLYVGGLRPRHIIGAYEDLGMEIVGTGYEFAHNDDYAKTTPELKDSTLLFDDASAYELETYVKRLNPDLVGSGVKEKYVFQKMGFPFRQMHSWDYSGPYHGVDGFAIFARDMDMTINNPCWNMMTPPWLKTDEAVSENMTEENRAEKIA from the coding sequence ATGCAGATGAACAAAGAACAGACTCAGGCGCTGATTGATGAAGTGCTGGAAGTTTATCCTGAGGTTGCAAAAGCCGATCGGGAAAAACATGTGGTTGTCAGTGATAACACCACCGACAGCGGTAAATGTATTACTTCCAACCGTAAATCTTTACCGGGCGTAATGACAGTCCGTGGTTGTGCCTATGCCGGTTCAAAAGGTGTGGTCTGGGGACCGGTCAAAGACATGATCCATATTTCCCACGGGCCGATCGGCTGCGGACAATACTCTCGCGCGGGTCGGCGGAACTATTATGTGGGTGATACAGGAGTGGATACATTTGGCACGATGAACTTCACGACCGACTTTCAGGAACGGGATATTGTTTTCGGGGGTGACAAAAAGCTCAGTGCTGCAATTGATGAGCTTGAATCACTGTTCCCGCTGGCAAAAGGCTATTCCATTCAGTCGGAATGTCCGGTCGGTCTGATTGGGGATGACATTGAAGCAGTTGCCAAAACCAAAGGGGCTGAAATTGGTAAAACCATTGTACCGGTGCGTTGTGAAGGCTTCCGGGGCGTTTCTCAGTCCCTTGGTCACCACATCGCTAACGATACATTGCGTGACTATGTGCTGGAAGGTGCGGAAACCGAAGATGCCGACAGTACGCCGTATGATGTCGCCATTATCGGCGATTATAACATCGGTGGTGATGCGTGGTCTTCGCGGATCATTCTGGAAGACATGGGCCTGCGGGTTGTCGCACAGTGGTCCGGAGACGGAACATTACCAGAACTGGAAAACACACCGAAGGTGAAACTGAATCTGGTGCACTGTTACCGTTCGATGAACTACATTGTGCGTTTTATGGAAGAGAAACACGGCATTCCATGGATCGAGTACAACCTGTTCGGTCCGACCAAAATTGAAGAGTCAATGCGCAAAATTGCCGCACTATTCGACGATAAAATCCAGCAGCAGACCGAAGCGGTGATCGCCCGTTACCGCCAGCAGTGGCAGCCGGTGATTGATAAATACCGTTCACGGCTTGAAGGCAAAAGAGTGATGTTATACGTCGGTGGTTTACGGCCTCGCCACATTATCGGCGCCTATGAAGATCTCGGCATGGAAATCGTCGGCACCGGGTATGAATTTGCCCATAACGATGATTACGCCAAAACCACACCGGAACTGAAGGATTCAACCCTGCTGTTTGATGATGCCAGTGCCTATGAGCTGGAAACCTATGTCAAACGGCTGAATCCGGATCTGGTTGGCTCCGGGGTCAAAGAGAAGTATGTGTTCCAGAAAATGGGCTTCCCATTCCGTCAGATGCACAGCTGGGATTATTCCGGCCCGTATCACGGTGTGGATGGCTTCGCGATTTTTGCCCGCGACATGGATATGACGATTAACAATCCATGCTGGAACATGATGACACCGCCGTGGCTTAAAACTGACGAAGCCGTGTCTGAAAATATGACCGAAGAAAACAGAGCGGAAAAAATCGCCTGA
- a CDS encoding PEP/pyruvate-binding domain-containing protein — MTDSNIVVGISGDQQLAHQHLGGKAYSLNHLVHAGLPVPVAFCVTADAYQQFIRETLPAPLLTSGEMAQVRETILNADIPESIKQAIQQAYQNLGENPRIAVRSSALDEDGQSQSFAGQYETYLHVQGIQDVLHKVRSCWASLWADRAELYRQEHRQGHVSQSAIAVVLQEMIDADAAGVMFTRDPLSGNQDHVVIDSCWGLGEGVVSGQVTTDTFTLDKATGTVIAQEVRSKPNYCQCDDKGRVTILPTPEPLRDVPSLSQEHLAELNRLARQARLIYGTDLDIEWAVKDNKVWLLQARPVTTEAKAATVIYANPWETRQSVKEGALFSRMDTGEIVTGLMTPLGLSFCQYYQKHIHGPAIQTMGMADISDWTIYMGYIQGHVYLNISGSAHMLRQCPPTRDEMKFTTRYATDDIDFSHYQNPYGPGVQGWDYAKSAWHWLKQQIHNVRHAPKIVEQMIELRQQETKRFLALDLSKMTLADLNRELERADKYFLESCAAYMPFFLQSFALYDALTETCDKYLGDQGNGLQNRIKASMNNLRTIEVTLGIIKLVETINRQPQLKKLFEQHDASELADILQQDSEGRTFWNGPFEAFLFEFGARGRQEFELSIPRWRDDPSYLLQVMKMYLQHPVNLQEKLKETETLRNQDSAQLLNGLPRMARLKLKMLMKLYGVMAERREATRPTFITETWFYRIIMLEVLGRLESKEIVRREDLPYIDFQRFRDYVAGRISADEAFSADVLNENRHQHLLNTHADEPPLAIIGGYTPQLRVAASDNTDQLKGLAASPGQIVAKARVITDLQAQAGELQPGEILVARFTDASWTPLFALAGGVVTDIGSALSHSCIVAREFGIPAVVNLKTATQQIKSGDTLIVDGDNGHIMIQRQEE; from the coding sequence ATGACAGATTCAAATATTGTTGTCGGTATTTCCGGGGATCAGCAACTGGCCCATCAGCATCTGGGTGGGAAAGCTTATTCGCTCAATCATCTGGTGCATGCCGGTCTTCCTGTCCCGGTCGCATTCTGTGTTACTGCTGATGCCTATCAGCAGTTCATCCGGGAGACATTGCCTGCCCCGCTCCTGACATCCGGAGAAATGGCACAAGTCCGGGAAACAATTTTAAATGCCGATATTCCTGAGTCCATCAAACAGGCAATTCAGCAGGCTTATCAGAATCTGGGAGAGAATCCCCGTATCGCAGTTCGTTCATCGGCACTGGATGAAGATGGTCAGTCACAATCGTTTGCCGGTCAGTACGAAACCTATCTGCACGTTCAGGGAATTCAGGATGTGCTGCATAAGGTTCGTTCATGCTGGGCTTCACTCTGGGCTGACCGGGCTGAACTTTATCGTCAGGAACATCGTCAGGGACATGTATCTCAGAGTGCGATTGCTGTCGTCCTTCAGGAAATGATTGATGCCGATGCTGCCGGGGTAATGTTTACCCGGGATCCACTATCCGGCAATCAGGATCATGTCGTGATCGACAGCTGCTGGGGACTGGGTGAAGGTGTTGTTTCCGGTCAGGTGACAACAGATACCTTTACACTCGACAAAGCTACTGGGACGGTCATCGCTCAGGAGGTTCGTTCAAAACCCAACTATTGTCAGTGTGACGACAAAGGACGGGTAACAATTCTCCCGACTCCCGAACCTTTACGCGATGTTCCAAGTCTGAGTCAGGAACATCTTGCCGAGCTGAACCGTCTGGCCCGGCAGGCCCGTCTTATCTACGGTACCGATCTGGATATTGAATGGGCAGTCAAAGATAACAAAGTCTGGCTGTTACAGGCTCGTCCGGTCACGACAGAAGCAAAAGCTGCGACTGTTATCTATGCCAACCCGTGGGAAACCCGTCAGTCGGTTAAAGAAGGCGCTTTATTTTCCCGGATGGATACCGGCGAAATTGTCACCGGCCTGATGACACCGCTGGGCCTTTCATTCTGCCAGTATTATCAGAAACATATTCACGGGCCTGCGATCCAGACCATGGGGATGGCGGACATCTCCGACTGGACCATTTATATGGGTTACATTCAGGGACATGTCTATCTGAATATTTCCGGCTCGGCACATATGCTCAGACAATGTCCGCCAACCCGTGATGAGATGAAATTTACCACGCGCTACGCCACTGACGATATTGATTTTAGCCATTATCAGAACCCTTACGGTCCGGGTGTTCAGGGATGGGATTATGCCAAAAGTGCCTGGCACTGGCTGAAACAGCAGATTCATAATGTCCGCCATGCACCGAAAATCGTGGAACAGATGATCGAGCTGCGCCAGCAGGAAACTAAGCGTTTTCTGGCTCTGGATTTAAGCAAAATGACTCTGGCAGATCTCAATCGGGAACTGGAACGGGCTGATAAGTATTTTCTGGAAAGTTGTGCAGCATATATGCCTTTCTTTCTGCAATCTTTCGCACTGTATGATGCTTTAACCGAAACCTGTGATAAGTATCTGGGAGATCAGGGAAATGGTTTGCAGAACCGGATTAAAGCATCAATGAATAACCTGCGGACAATTGAAGTCACGCTGGGAATTATTAAGCTGGTTGAAACTATTAATCGCCAGCCCCAACTGAAAAAACTTTTCGAACAACATGATGCGTCTGAACTTGCAGATATTCTTCAGCAAGACAGTGAAGGCCGGACATTCTGGAACGGGCCATTTGAAGCGTTTCTGTTTGAATTCGGTGCCAGAGGCAGACAGGAGTTTGAACTGAGTATTCCACGCTGGCGGGATGATCCCAGCTATCTGCTGCAAGTGATGAAGATGTATCTCCAGCACCCGGTCAATCTTCAGGAAAAACTCAAAGAAACGGAAACGCTCCGGAATCAGGACAGTGCTCAGTTATTAAACGGACTTCCCCGGATGGCGCGGCTGAAGCTGAAAATGCTGATGAAGCTCTACGGTGTGATGGCAGAGCGGCGGGAAGCCACCCGTCCGACATTTATCACGGAGACATGGTTTTACCGGATCATCATGTTAGAAGTTCTGGGACGTCTGGAATCTAAAGAAATTGTGCGCCGTGAAGATCTGCCCTACATCGATTTTCAGCGTTTTCGCGATTATGTCGCCGGACGTATTTCTGCCGACGAAGCCTTCTCCGCGGATGTGCTCAATGAAAATCGTCATCAGCATCTGCTGAATACGCATGCCGATGAACCGCCACTGGCAATTATCGGAGGCTATACGCCACAACTCAGAGTTGCAGCGTCTGATAATACCGATCAGTTAAAAGGACTGGCGGCAAGCCCGGGACAAATCGTTGCCAAAGCCAGAGTAATTACCGATTTGCAGGCGCAGGCCGGAGAACTACAACCCGGTGAAATACTGGTTGCACGATTCACCGATGCAAGCTGGACACCACTGTTTGCTCTGGCTGGTGGTGTTGTCACTGATATCGGTTCCGCCCTCTCCCACAGCTGTATTGTTGCCCGTGAGTTTGGTATCCCGGCGGTGGTCAATCTGAAAACAGCCACCCAGCAGATCAAAAGCGGCGATACGCTCATTGTCGACGGGGATAACGGACACATCATGATTCAGCGTCAGGAAGAGTAG
- the nifT gene encoding putative nitrogen fixation protein NifT, producing the protein MANVMIQYNEAGALSLYLTKKDLEETIIRLEFDSDEQWGGEVHLASGAVYYIEPIGKPKLPVSVRAKRLQAA; encoded by the coding sequence ATGGCAAATGTGATGATTCAATACAATGAAGCGGGTGCATTATCGCTTTATCTGACCAAGAAAGATCTGGAAGAGACCATCATCCGGCTGGAATTTGATTCGGATGAGCAGTGGGGCGGGGAAGTCCATCTTGCCAGCGGTGCAGTTTATTATATTGAGCCCATTGGTAAACCCAAACTGCCAGTTTCCGTTCGAGCGAAACGGTTACAGGCAGCCTGA
- the nifK gene encoding nitrogenase molybdenum-iron protein subunit beta — protein MTQNVDDIKSGYALFQQPEYQDLIASKRRDFEAAYDAEKVKEIFEWTTTKEYQEINFNRKHITIDPAKACQPLGSVLCALGFENTLPYVHGSQGCVAYFRTYFNRHFKEPVACVSDSMTEDAAVFGGQNNMFQGLQNAYALYKPEMIAVSTTCMAEVIGDDLNAFINNAKEGGYLPKTVPTPFAHTPSFVGSHLTGWDSMFEGVLRHFTLNSGETYQPGSNGKLNIVPGFETYLGNYRVIQRMLDEMNVDYAYLCDPSEVLDTPADGEYRMYAGGTPVAQVKDAPNAKATLLLQGTQLPKTKKFIENNWQQDVPQIDIPMGLEWTDNFLMKVAELSGQPIPDSITKERGRLVDMMTDSHTWLHGLKVSLYGDPDYLLGMCKFLTELGCEIKHVLCHNGAKRWKKTIETMLAQTPYGEEAQVLVGKDLWHLRSLMFTEKPDLLIGNSYGKFIQRDTKAKGDEFEVPLVRIGFPIFDRHHLHREATLGYEGAMSILTTLTNEVLAKLDRETMVMGTTDLGFDLVR, from the coding sequence ATGACTCAGAATGTCGATGATATCAAATCGGGTTATGCGCTGTTTCAGCAGCCGGAATATCAGGATTTGATCGCCAGTAAGCGTCGTGATTTCGAAGCAGCCTATGATGCTGAGAAGGTCAAAGAGATCTTTGAATGGACCACGACCAAAGAATATCAGGAAATTAATTTTAACCGTAAGCATATCACCATTGATCCGGCCAAAGCCTGCCAACCGTTGGGTTCAGTGCTTTGTGCGCTGGGATTCGAAAATACTTTGCCTTATGTGCACGGTTCGCAGGGATGTGTTGCTTACTTCCGGACCTATTTTAACCGTCACTTCAAAGAACCGGTGGCTTGTGTTTCTGACTCGATGACCGAAGACGCTGCGGTTTTCGGCGGTCAGAACAATATGTTTCAGGGATTGCAGAATGCTTATGCGCTCTATAAACCGGAGATGATCGCCGTCTCGACCACCTGTATGGCCGAAGTTATCGGAGATGATCTCAATGCGTTTATCAACAATGCCAAAGAAGGCGGTTATCTGCCGAAAACAGTGCCAACACCGTTTGCGCATACACCAAGTTTTGTCGGCAGCCATCTCACTGGCTGGGACAGCATGTTTGAAGGTGTTTTGCGTCATTTTACCCTCAATAGCGGGGAAACTTATCAGCCCGGCAGTAACGGTAAACTCAATATTGTGCCCGGATTTGAAACCTATCTCGGCAATTATCGGGTGATCCAGCGGATGCTCGATGAGATGAATGTTGATTACGCATACCTGTGTGATCCGTCCGAAGTGCTTGATACGCCAGCGGACGGGGAATATCGCATGTATGCCGGAGGAACGCCGGTTGCACAGGTGAAAGATGCGCCGAATGCCAAAGCGACCCTGTTGCTTCAGGGCACTCAGCTTCCCAAAACGAAGAAATTCATCGAAAACAACTGGCAGCAGGATGTTCCGCAGATCGATATCCCGATGGGACTGGAATGGACCGATAACTTCCTGATGAAAGTTGCGGAACTGAGCGGTCAGCCAATCCCGGACTCAATCACCAAAGAGCGGGGCCGTCTGGTTGATATGATGACCGACTCGCACACCTGGCTGCATGGTCTGAAAGTCTCACTTTACGGCGATCCGGATTATCTGCTGGGCATGTGTAAATTTCTCACTGAGTTAGGCTGTGAAATCAAACATGTGCTGTGTCATAACGGTGCCAAACGCTGGAAGAAAACGATCGAAACGATGCTGGCCCAGACACCTTACGGAGAAGAGGCCCAGGTGTTGGTCGGTAAAGATCTGTGGCATCTGCGTTCTCTGATGTTCACCGAGAAGCCGGATCTGTTGATCGGAAATTCCTACGGGAAGTTCATTCAGCGCGATACCAAAGCCAAAGGGGATGAATTTGAAGTCCCGCTGGTGCGGATCGGTTTTCCGATTTTTGACCGTCATCATCTGCACCGTGAGGCGACGCTGGGTTATGAAGGAGCAATGTCTATTCTGACCACGCTGACCAACGAAGTGCTGGCAAAACTGGATCGGGAAACTATGGTGATGGGCACAACCGATCTCGGCTTTGATTTGGTGCGCTAG
- the nifH gene encoding nitrogenase iron protein, giving the protein MAIRQCAIYGKGGIGKSTTTQNLVAALAEAGKQVMIIGCDPKADSTRLILHSKAQNTIMEMAAEAGTVEDIELEDVLKVGFGGVRCVESGGPEPGVGCAGRGVITAINFLEEEGAYEDDLDFVFYDVLGDVVCGGFAMPIRENKAEEIYIVVSGEMMAMYAANNISKGICKYAASGNVRLAGLICNSRNTDREDELIMALAAKLGTQMIHFVPRDNVVQRAEIRRMTVIEYDAKCSQADEYRTLAQKIIDNQLFVVPQPATMDELEALLMEFGIIDEEDESIIGKKADEETVAA; this is encoded by the coding sequence ATGGCAATTCGTCAATGTGCAATTTATGGAAAAGGTGGGATCGGTAAATCGACCACAACACAGAATCTGGTTGCGGCGCTCGCCGAAGCCGGGAAACAGGTCATGATCATCGGCTGTGACCCGAAAGCAGACTCAACACGTTTGATCCTGCATTCGAAAGCGCAGAACACCATCATGGAAATGGCTGCTGAAGCCGGAACTGTGGAAGACATCGAACTGGAAGATGTTCTGAAAGTCGGTTTTGGTGGTGTCCGCTGTGTCGAATCGGGTGGCCCTGAACCAGGTGTCGGCTGTGCCGGACGGGGTGTTATCACTGCGATCAATTTCTTAGAAGAAGAAGGTGCGTACGAAGACGATCTTGACTTTGTTTTCTATGACGTACTCGGTGACGTTGTTTGTGGTGGATTCGCGATGCCAATCCGGGAAAACAAAGCGGAAGAGATCTATATCGTCGTTTCCGGAGAAATGATGGCGATGTATGCCGCCAACAATATCTCGAAGGGGATTTGTAAATATGCAGCTTCCGGTAATGTTCGTCTGGCCGGTCTGATTTGTAACTCCCGCAACACTGATCGTGAAGATGAGCTGATTATGGCTCTGGCAGCCAAACTCGGAACTCAGATGATTCACTTTGTTCCTCGTGACAATGTGGTTCAGCGTGCCGAAATCCGGCGGATGACCGTAATCGAATACGATGCCAAATGTAGTCAGGCTGACGAATACCGGACACTGGCGCAAAAGATCATCGACAACCAGCTTTTTGTCGTACCACAGCCTGCCACGATGGATGAACTGGAAGCTCTGCTGATGGAATTCGGCATCATCGATGAAGAAGATGAATCGATCATCGGTAAGAAAGCGGATGAAGAGACGGTAGCGGCTTAA